From a single Desulfobacterales bacterium genomic region:
- a CDS encoding helix-turn-helix transcriptional regulator — protein MNAPINIQIIAHNGEPAFVVIPYDEYIQIFPQISNEPRIPEKNSLPHEVVGMTIKKGYTLIRAWRKYLNLTQIQIAERIAVTQEIFSQMESGKKHIGVKTLRKIAKAMNINVKQLMEH, from the coding sequence ATGAACGCACCTATTAATATTCAAATTATAGCACATAACGGTGAGCCAGCCTTTGTAGTTATCCCGTATGATGAGTATATCCAAATATTTCCCCAAATATCTAATGAACCACGTATTCCAGAAAAAAACAGCCTTCCCCATGAGGTTGTAGGAATGACTATTAAGAAAGGATATACTTTGATTCGAGCGTGGCGTAAATATTTGAACTTGACTCAGATACAAATCGCCGAAAGAATTGCCGTTACACAAGAAATTTTTTCTCAAATGGAATCAGGAAAAAAGCATATAGGCGTAAAAACTCTTCGTAAAATTGCAAAGGCTATGAATATTAATGTAAAACAATTGATGGAACATTGA
- a CDS encoding HNH endonuclease, producing MIYVLGKNGKPLMPTKRHGKVRHLLKSGKAKIISVKPFTIQLLYETTEYTQPIILGIDAGYQNIGFSAVSEKKEFIAGECKLIDGQVERNKERIMYRRNRRNRLRHRKPKFDNRRKKEGWFAPSIQHKLDSHRRLIEKLKKILPITQIIVEVAAFDIQLIKNPNISGIEYQHGEQTGYWNLREYIMHRDNHECQNPNCNNRAKEKVLEIHHIGFWKEDRTDRPANLITLCTKCHIPRNHQKNGFLYGWKPKLKNFRPETFMSIVRWKMVNALKCQHTYGHITKSKRIALKLSKSHVNDAFVIANGTTQNRIESLNITQVRRNNRSLEKFYDAKYIDIRSGNAVKGKDLDCGRRVRNKCSEKNAPNLKIFRGEKIYSGHRSIRKQRYSFQPSDIAVFEGSKYEVAGIQNIGSYIKLKKLPKPVKIDRVKIYRYGKGFNLLNAA from the coding sequence ATGATTTATGTATTAGGCAAAAATGGAAAGCCTTTAATGCCTACAAAAAGGCATGGAAAGGTCAGACATTTACTAAAAAGTGGTAAAGCTAAAATAATTTCTGTTAAACCTTTTACTATTCAATTGTTATATGAAACGACTGAATATACTCAGCCCATTATTTTAGGGATAGATGCTGGATACCAGAATATAGGTTTTTCTGCTGTTTCCGAAAAAAAAGAATTCATTGCCGGCGAATGCAAATTGATTGATGGTCAAGTGGAAAGAAACAAAGAACGAATTATGTATCGAAGAAATAGAAGAAATCGATTGCGTCATAGAAAACCTAAGTTTGACAATCGCCGAAAAAAAGAAGGATGGTTTGCTCCAAGTATTCAGCACAAATTAGACAGTCATAGGCGCTTGATAGAAAAATTAAAAAAGATACTTCCTATTACTCAAATAATAGTTGAAGTAGCGGCATTTGATATTCAGTTAATTAAAAATCCCAATATTTCTGGTATTGAATATCAACACGGAGAGCAGACAGGCTATTGGAATTTAAGAGAGTATATCATGCATCGGGATAATCATGAATGTCAAAATCCTAATTGTAACAACAGAGCTAAGGAAAAAGTCCTTGAGATACATCACATAGGATTTTGGAAAGAAGATAGAACTGATCGTCCTGCAAACCTGATTACTTTATGCACTAAATGCCATATTCCAAGAAATCATCAAAAAAATGGATTTCTTTATGGATGGAAGCCTAAACTTAAAAATTTCAGACCAGAAACATTTATGTCTATTGTTAGATGGAAAATGGTCAATGCTTTAAAATGTCAACATACCTACGGGCATATTACAAAGTCTAAAAGGATTGCTTTAAAATTATCGAAAAGTCATGTTAATGATGCTTTTGTAATTGCAAACGGAACTACACAAAATAGAATTGAATCATTGAATATTACACAGGTTCGCAGAAATAATCGTTCATTAGAAAAATTTTATGACGCAAAATATATTGATATTCGTTCCGGTAATGCTGTAAAAGGCAAAGATTTAGATTGTGGACGTAGAGTTCGTAACAAGTGTAGTGAAAAAAATGCTCCTAATTTAAAAATATTTAGAGGGGAGAAAATATATAGCGGACATAGAAGCATACGGAAGCAAAGATATTCATTTCAACCATCGGATATAGCAGTTTTTGAAGGAAGTAAATATGAAGTAGCGGGTATTCAAAATATTGGAAGTTACATTAAGCTCAAGAAATTACCTAAACCCGTTAAGATAGATAGAGTTAAGATTTATAGATATGGCAAGGGTTTTAATTTACTTAATGCGGCATAA